In the Sediminibacter sp. Hel_I_10 genome, one interval contains:
- the xylA gene encoding xylose isomerase, translating into MAIIGNKEYYKGIGDIKFEGKESDNPLAFKYYNPDQVVAGKTMREHFKFAIAYWHTFCGQGSDPFGPGTQSFEWDKPTDAVEAAKEKADAAFEFITKMGFGYYCFHDYDLISEGATFQESESRLATITEYLKEKQKASGVKLLWGTANCFSNPRYMNGASTNPDFNVVARAGGQIKLALDATMALDGENYVFWGGREGYMSLLNTDMGRELDHMGQFLTMCRDYARSKGFKGNFFIEPKPMEPSKHQYDFDTATAIGFLKEYGLDKDFKINIEVNHATLAQHTFQHEIETAAKAGMLGSMDANRGDYQNGWDTDQFPNNIQETTEAMLVFLKAGGLQGGGINFDAKIRRNSTDLEDVFHAHIGGADTFARALLIADKIITSSPYEKLRTERYSSFDSGKGKDFEAGKLDLNDLYKIAQENGELELKSGKQELFENIINQYI; encoded by the coding sequence ATGGCAATTATAGGAAACAAGGAATACTACAAAGGTATCGGAGACATTAAGTTTGAAGGAAAAGAATCAGACAATCCATTAGCATTTAAATATTACAATCCAGACCAAGTGGTTGCAGGAAAAACAATGCGTGAGCATTTTAAATTTGCAATTGCTTACTGGCATACTTTCTGCGGACAGGGAAGCGATCCGTTCGGTCCAGGAACCCAAAGTTTTGAGTGGGATAAACCAACTGATGCGGTTGAAGCAGCCAAAGAAAAAGCAGACGCAGCTTTCGAATTTATTACCAAAATGGGCTTTGGATACTATTGTTTCCATGATTACGATTTAATTAGTGAGGGCGCCACATTCCAAGAATCAGAATCGAGATTGGCAACGATTACTGAATATCTTAAGGAAAAACAAAAAGCATCAGGAGTTAAATTATTGTGGGGTACTGCCAATTGTTTCTCAAATCCTCGCTATATGAATGGCGCATCTACCAATCCAGACTTTAATGTTGTGGCGAGAGCTGGTGGTCAAATAAAATTGGCATTAGATGCAACTATGGCATTAGATGGTGAAAATTATGTATTTTGGGGAGGTCGTGAAGGTTATATGAGCTTGTTGAACACTGATATGGGACGAGAATTGGACCACATGGGACAATTTTTAACGATGTGCAGAGATTACGCGCGTTCTAAAGGCTTTAAAGGAAATTTCTTTATCGAACCAAAACCAATGGAGCCTTCAAAACATCAATATGATTTTGATACCGCAACCGCGATTGGGTTCTTAAAGGAATACGGTCTAGACAAAGATTTTAAAATAAATATTGAAGTCAATCACGCCACTTTAGCACAACACACCTTTCAACATGAAATCGAAACTGCTGCAAAAGCAGGGATGTTAGGCAGTATGGATGCCAACAGAGGCGATTACCAAAACGGATGGGATACGGATCAATTCCCAAACAACATCCAAGAAACAACCGAAGCGATGTTGGTATTCTTAAAAGCTGGTGGTTTACAAGGTGGTGGGATCAATTTTGATGCTAAAATCAGAAGAAATTCAACCGATTTAGAAGATGTTTTTCACGCTCATATTGGTGGTGCAGATACCTTTGCAAGAGCTTTGTTGATTGCAGATAAAATCATTACATCATCTCCTTATGAAAAATTAAGAACTGAAAGATATAGTTCTTTTGATTCTGGAAAAGGAAAAGACTTTGAAGCAGGTAAATTAGATTTAAATGATTTATATAAGATAGCTCAAGAGAATGGCGAATTAGAATTGAAAAGTGGAAAACAAGAGTTGTTTGAAAATATCATAAACCAATACATCTAA